In Listeria swaminathanii, a single window of DNA contains:
- a CDS encoding HdeD family acid-resistance protein — translation MRKIYTYFVLILGVVMIGLGIYLMFNPSTSLQALTIFIGIILVLNGINEVISYFGESKYWSISKWIMLDGILSILVGGFAIFESNIAERIFIIIFAIWILASAILKILTAFAVKGFPGWTLLLIMGIIGIIIAVISLFTNTLVAIAIGIILGLFFVLQGVTCLSLWWVIRKGDSKK, via the coding sequence ATGAGAAAAATATACACTTATTTTGTTTTAATTCTCGGTGTGGTGATGATTGGTCTTGGGATTTACTTAATGTTTAATCCAAGCACATCGCTACAAGCACTAACTATTTTTATTGGGATAATTTTAGTATTAAATGGGATCAATGAAGTTATTTCTTATTTTGGCGAGAGTAAATATTGGAGCATTTCCAAATGGATAATGCTTGATGGGATTTTATCTATCCTTGTCGGCGGTTTTGCCATTTTTGAGTCGAATATAGCTGAACGTATTTTCATTATTATATTCGCGATTTGGATATTAGCATCCGCCATTTTGAAAATTTTAACGGCTTTTGCTGTAAAAGGTTTTCCGGGGTGGACATTACTGCTAATTATGGGAATTATAGGGATAATCATTGCGGTTATTTCCTTGTTTACCAATACATTAGTAGCGATCGCAATTGGTATTATCCTCGGCTTGTTTTTTGTTCTTCAAGGAGTTACTTGCCTTTCACTTTGGTGGGTTATTCGTAAAGGGGACTCTAAAAAGTAA